The following coding sequences are from one Salvia hispanica cultivar TCC Black 2014 chromosome 3, UniMelb_Shisp_WGS_1.0, whole genome shotgun sequence window:
- the LOC125209424 gene encoding UDP-glycosyltransferase 83A1-like, which yields MAGKRPHVLAVPIPLQGHVKPLMSLCRQIAKHGVKVTFVNAHSIHHKILSASQKQQDEDEEDDSCHSIVMETVPDGFTPEDDPNNHSTLLENLPRTMPQSLTDLIQRINTSNPYEKVTCLIADIAFSWIFETAEKMGAEPVAFSTPSVANLAFMLHTPKLLEQGILNINGSLQTGDVVSLSNDIPSWRNGEFLWSFSRDPEIEKVLFEFTTKGFKDEPAATELICGVCFFRKPAATELVPNLLPVGPLNLLDSNNVESTNFLYEDSSCLRWLNTQPDRSVVYVSFGSSGVFSQQQMDELAFGLDLSGRAFLWVVRPDLANGSPVVYPPGFGTGLGKIVEWAPQKRVLSHPSIGCFVSHCGWNSTIEGVSNGVPFLCWSYLGDQLHNERYICEKWGIGLKIDFDEEGIIRSRYEIKNKIDMLFSDNKFKENALKLKEMCGKSVADGGTSYNNLKKFIDHLYRR from the exons ATGGCCGGAAAGAGACCTCATGTGTTGGCCGTTCCAATCCCGCTCCAAGGCCACGTGAAGCCGCTCATGAGCCTCTGTCGCCAAATAGCCAAACACGGCGTTAAAGTCACCTTTGTCAATGCCCATTCTATTCATCACAAAATACTTTCTGCATCTCAAAAACAACAAgacgaagacgaagaagaTGATTCCTGCCACAGTATAGTGATGGAAACTGTTCCCGACGGTTTCACTCCTGAAGACGATCCAAACAACCACTCTACGCTGCTCGAAAATCTCCCAAGGACAATGCCACAAAGCTTAACCGATTTGATTCAAAGGATCAACACCTCCAATCCTTACGAGAAGGTTACCTGTCTCATTGCTGATATCGCATTTTCATGGATTTTTGAAACTGCAGAAAAGATGGGAGCCGAGCCTGTCGCCTTTTCCACACCTTCCGTCGCCAATTTGGCCTTCATGCTTCACACTCCCAAACTCTTAGAGCAAGGAATTCTtaatataaatg GATCTCTCCAAACTGGGGATGTAGTTAGTCTTTCAAACGATATACCTTCTTGGAGGAATGGTGAATTTCTATGGAGTTTCTCTAGAGACCCGGAAATAGAAAAGGTGTTATTCGAATTTACAACCAAAGGATTCAAAGACGAACCTGCAGCTACAGAGTTG ATCTGTGGTGTATGTTTCTTTCGGAAACCTGCAGCTACAGAGTTGGTCCCTAACCTCTTGCCAGTCGGGCCCTTAAATTTACTCGACTCCAACAATGTCGAATCCACCAATTTCCTCTATGAAGATTCATCTTGTTTACGCTGGCTGAATACCCAACCAGATAGATCTGTGGTGTATGTTTCTTTCGGAAGCTCGGGAGTTTTCTCTCAGCAGCAGATGGATGAGTTGGCTTTCGGGCTTGATCTATCGGGCCGGGCTTTTCTATGGGTCGTCCGGCCCGATCTTGCCAATGGGTCACCAGTCGTGTACCCTCCTGGGTTCGGGACTGGTCTCGGGAAGATTGTGGAATGGGCACCTCAAAAAAGAGTCCTGTCACATCCGTCCATTGGTTGTTTCGTGTCTCACTGTGGATGGAACTCTACAATTGAAGGTGTGAGCAATGGGGTCCCTTTCCTATGTTGGTCCTATTTAGGTGACCAGTTGCATAATGAGAGGTACATTTGTGAAAAGTGGGGGATTggattgaaaattgattttgatgaagagGGGATTATTAGATCAAGATatgaaatcaagaacaaaattgACATGTTGTTTTCTGATAATAAGTTTAAGGAAAATGCACTGAAGCTGAAGGAAATGTGTGGTAAGAGTGTTGCCGATGGTGGAACGTCTTACAACAATTTGAAGAAGTTTATTGATCATCTTTATAGGAGATGA